The Inediibacterium massiliense genome has a segment encoding these proteins:
- the ymfI gene encoding elongation factor P 5-aminopentanone reductase has protein sequence MHHMKTVVITGASRGIGKAMTQMFAQKGYNVLMNFNKSEKEATELYDLLKNQGCSVKIFKADVSKRNEVNNMIEFCVQEFGTIDILINNAGISQEKLFTDLTDEDWDTMMNVNLKGVFYCTQKVLQYMIPRKKGKIINISSIWGMIGGSCEVHYSVAKAGIIGLTKALAKELGPSNIQINCIAPGIIQTDMLSPYDENELKALIEETPLMKLGNPSDIASCAYFLASNHSNFITGQIISPNGGFVI, from the coding sequence ATGCACCATATGAAGACTGTAGTCATTACTGGTGCTTCTAGAGGTATAGGAAAAGCAATGACTCAAATGTTTGCTCAAAAAGGATACAATGTACTTATGAATTTTAACAAGTCAGAAAAAGAAGCTACAGAATTATATGATTTATTAAAAAATCAAGGATGTTCTGTAAAAATTTTCAAGGCAGATGTATCCAAAAGAAATGAAGTAAATAATATGATAGAATTTTGTGTTCAAGAATTTGGCACAATTGATATCCTCATTAATAATGCAGGAATTAGTCAGGAAAAGTTATTTACAGATCTAACGGACGAAGACTGGGATACAATGATGAATGTCAATTTAAAAGGTGTTTTTTATTGTACACAAAAGGTTTTACAATATATGATTCCAAGAAAGAAGGGGAAAATAATTAACATTTCCTCTATTTGGGGCATGATTGGAGGTTCTTGTGAAGTTCATTATTCAGTAGCAAAAGCTGGAATAATAGGTCTTACAAAAGCTCTAGCCAAGGAATTAGGGCCATCTAATATACAAATCAATTGTATTGCTCCAGGAATTATTCAAACAGATATGCTTAGTCCTTATGATGAAAATGAGTTAAAAGCTCTTATAGAAGAGACTCCTTTAATGAAATTAGGAAACCCTTCTGATATTGCTAGCTGTGCGTATTTTTTAGCATCTAATCATTCAAATTTTATAACAGGTCAAATTATTAGTCCAAATGGAGGATTTGTCATTTAA
- a CDS encoding ABC transporter ATP-binding protein, with protein MLKIIKYLKPFMVSIVLIIALLFVQAICDLSLPDYMSNIVNVGIQQGGVENAVPKIIRKSQWDKLMFFMNEEDQKKVEKQYILLDQKTLSKSEWSEYLKEYPKLEEEPLYQLNTKDEDKIDELNHILGKPIFIVSGMEKKDSNKNLFINDSKMPKGQINEMQKKIFEKLEDMPDSMITQSATIFIHKEYEYIGINTDKLQSHYIWISGGKMLALALLSMVATVIVGLLASKVAAGLGRDLRGRVFRKVIHFSNTEFDKFSTASLITRSTNDIQQVQMLMVILLRMIFYAPILGIGGVIKVLRTDTSMGWIIAVAVMAILTLVVLLFSLAIPKFKRVQTLVDKINLIVRESLIGMLVIRAFNTQKYEEEKFEKANRDLTHTNLFVSRLMTLMMPMMMLIMNCITILIVWVGAHQIDTGNMQVGDMMAFIQYTMQIIMAFLMISMVSIMLPRASVSAQRICEVLDTKVTIIDTKEPNEFKNDHKGCVEFQNVCFRYPGAKEDALSNISFTAKPGETTAFIGSTGSGKSTLVHLLTRFYDVTSGKILVDGVDIRYVSQKKLREKLGYVPQKGVLFSGTIQSNIQYGNKDMTEEELIKISEIAQAMEFIGTKPKGLHSEISQGGSNVSGGQKQRLSIARALAKKPEIFIFDDSFSALDFKTEKLLRNALKSEIVESTILVVAQRISTIMNAEQIIVLDEGKVVGRGTHQELMKHCEVYKQIALSQLSKEELSS; from the coding sequence ATGCTAAAAATCATAAAGTATCTTAAACCTTTTATGGTTTCCATCGTACTCATCATAGCTTTGTTATTTGTGCAAGCTATATGCGATTTATCTCTTCCTGATTATATGTCTAATATTGTGAATGTAGGGATTCAACAGGGAGGAGTAGAAAATGCTGTTCCTAAAATCATTCGAAAAAGTCAATGGGATAAGCTTATGTTTTTTATGAATGAAGAGGATCAGAAAAAGGTAGAAAAGCAATATATTCTTTTGGATCAAAAAACTCTTTCTAAAAGTGAGTGGAGTGAGTATTTAAAGGAATATCCAAAGCTTGAGGAAGAACCCCTATATCAGTTAAATACAAAAGATGAAGATAAAATAGATGAATTAAATCATATACTGGGTAAACCTATATTTATTGTAAGTGGAATGGAAAAGAAAGACTCAAATAAAAACTTATTTATAAATGATTCAAAAATGCCTAAAGGGCAGATCAATGAAATGCAAAAAAAGATATTTGAAAAATTAGAAGATATGCCTGATAGTATGATTACTCAATCAGCTACTATTTTTATTCATAAAGAATATGAGTATATAGGAATCAATACAGACAAGCTTCAATCTCATTATATATGGATTTCAGGTGGGAAGATGCTTGCTTTAGCACTTCTTAGTATGGTTGCTACTGTCATTGTCGGATTATTGGCTTCTAAAGTAGCAGCAGGACTTGGAAGAGATCTGAGAGGAAGGGTATTTAGAAAGGTGATTCATTTTTCTAATACAGAATTTGATAAATTTTCAACAGCTTCTTTAATTACAAGAAGTACAAATGATATTCAACAAGTGCAAATGCTCATGGTTATTTTGCTTAGGATGATATTTTATGCGCCTATTTTAGGTATTGGTGGAGTGATCAAGGTACTTCGTACAGATACCTCTATGGGATGGATTATAGCTGTAGCAGTCATGGCCATTCTTACATTAGTTGTTTTATTATTTTCATTGGCTATTCCTAAGTTTAAAAGAGTACAAACTCTTGTGGATAAGATCAACCTTATTGTTCGTGAATCATTGATAGGAATGTTAGTGATTCGTGCTTTTAATACTCAAAAATATGAAGAAGAGAAATTTGAAAAAGCAAATAGGGATTTAACCCATACCAATTTATTTGTGAGTCGTTTAATGACCCTTATGATGCCTATGATGATGCTGATTATGAATTGTATCACCATCCTTATTGTATGGGTAGGAGCGCATCAAATAGATACAGGGAATATGCAGGTAGGAGATATGATGGCTTTCATACAATATACGATGCAAATTATTATGGCTTTTTTAATGATCTCTATGGTATCTATTATGTTACCTCGTGCATCTGTATCTGCACAACGTATATGTGAGGTTTTAGATACAAAAGTGACGATTATAGATACAAAAGAACCTAATGAATTTAAAAATGATCATAAAGGGTGTGTAGAGTTTCAAAATGTTTGCTTTAGATATCCAGGTGCAAAGGAGGATGCTCTTTCAAATATTTCTTTTACTGCTAAGCCTGGTGAAACTACTGCATTTATTGGAAGTACAGGCAGTGGTAAATCCACTTTAGTACATTTGCTTACAAGATTTTATGATGTAACGAGTGGAAAAATACTAGTAGATGGAGTGGATATCAGATATGTATCTCAAAAGAAATTAAGAGAAAAGCTTGGTTATGTACCTCAAAAGGGAGTTTTATTCTCAGGAACTATTCAAAGTAATATTCAATATGGAAATAAAGATATGACTGAAGAAGAATTAATAAAAATATCAGAAATTGCACAAGCTATGGAATTCATTGGTACAAAACCAAAAGGATTACATTCTGAAATCTCTCAAGGAGGAAGTAATGTTTCAGGAGGGCAAAAACAAAGATTATCTATTGCTCGTGCCCTTGCTAAGAAACCAGAGATTTTTATATTTGATGATAGTTTTTCAGCTCTTGATTTTAAGACAGAGAAATTGCTTCGTAATGCATTAAAAAGTGAAATAGTAGAAAGTACTATTTTAGTAGTTGCACAAAGAATTAGTACTATTATGAATGCAGAACAGATTATTGTATTAGATGAAGGAAAGGTGGTAGGGCGAGGTACTCATCAGGAGCTTATGAAACACTGTGAGGTATATAAACAAATTGCTCTATCACAGCTTTCAAAGGAGGAGCTTTCATCATGA
- a CDS encoding MarR family winged helix-turn-helix transcriptional regulator, with translation MDTIQLNKLSEDLYDLFLYLHSKIIDPNEMMKNFPLPPSHVKVIIYLRHNGTSSISQIAKNLTISKPNMTPIIDRLIDKNIVKRCYDPNDRRIINIELTDEGHQFIKNEEKKIKNSLQKKISSLQKEDLETLSKDIISITNIILKIK, from the coding sequence ATGGATACAATTCAACTCAATAAACTATCTGAAGATCTATATGATTTATTTTTATATTTACACAGTAAAATTATTGATCCAAATGAAATGATGAAAAACTTTCCACTGCCACCATCTCATGTAAAAGTCATTATCTACCTTAGGCATAATGGCACTTCTTCTATTTCTCAGATTGCTAAAAATCTTACTATATCCAAACCCAATATGACACCTATCATAGATAGACTTATTGATAAAAATATAGTGAAAAGATGTTATGATCCTAATGATAGAAGAATCATAAATATTGAATTAACAGATGAAGGTCATCAATTTATAAAAAATGAAGAAAAAAAAATAAAAAATAGTTTACAAAAAAAAATATCCTCTCTACAAAAGGAGGATTTAGAAACTTTAAGTAAAGATATTATTAGTATTACCAATATTATTTTAAAGATAAAATAA
- a CDS encoding ABC transporter ATP-binding protein, with protein sequence MSNKKIENKKSGHFGGPMGNIGKVEKAKDFKGTMNKLIEYLKPYNIWMIIVIIFAIGSAAFSIVGPKILGKATTKIFEGLVSKIMGVEGAFIDFSYIKNILLWLLGLYLVSAVFSIIQGYIISGVAQKVSYHLRKEISEKINRMPLKYFDQRTHGEVLSRVTNDVDTVSQTLNQSMSQMITSIVTIIGVLIMMLSISWKMTMVALLILPVSMILIIFVIKKSQKYFKSQQEFLGHVNGHVEEMYGGHNIVKAFNGEEEAIDQFETMNHTLYHSAWKSQFLSGMMIPIMTFIGNIGYVAVSILGGWLAIQKTIEVGDILSFVQYMRTFTQPIGQVAQISNVLQSTAAAAERVFEFLEEPEEALDPESPVKLKEVKGEVDFSHVHFGYDEDKTIINDFSTHIRKGQKVAIVGPTGAGKTTIVKLLMNFYPIQRGDICIDGYPINDFKKSDLRSIFGMVLQDTWLFKGSIMENIRYGRLNATDEEVMEAARLAHVESFVKMLPNGYNMEINEEANNLSGGQKQLITIARAILADPKILILDEATSSVDTRTEIFIQRAMENLMKDRTSFIIAHRLSTIRDADLILVMKDGDIIEQGHHEELLKDNGFYASLYNSQFEK encoded by the coding sequence ATGAGTAATAAAAAAATAGAGAATAAAAAATCTGGTCATTTTGGTGGACCTATGGGAAATATAGGGAAAGTAGAAAAAGCAAAAGATTTTAAAGGAACTATGAATAAATTAATAGAGTATTTAAAGCCCTATAATATATGGATGATCATTGTCATTATTTTTGCCATAGGAAGTGCAGCTTTTTCTATTGTAGGTCCTAAAATTTTAGGAAAAGCTACAACCAAAATTTTTGAAGGATTAGTAAGTAAGATTATGGGGGTTGAAGGTGCTTTTATTGATTTTTCTTATATTAAAAATATCCTCCTTTGGTTGTTGGGACTATATCTAGTCAGTGCTGTATTTTCAATTATACAAGGCTATATTATATCAGGAGTGGCTCAAAAGGTATCTTATCATTTAAGAAAAGAAATTTCAGAGAAAATAAATCGTATGCCTTTAAAATATTTTGATCAAAGGACTCATGGAGAAGTATTATCAAGAGTTACAAATGATGTAGATACAGTAAGCCAAACTTTAAATCAAAGTATGTCACAGATGATTACATCTATCGTTACAATCATTGGAGTACTCATTATGATGTTATCGATCAGTTGGAAAATGACTATGGTAGCACTTTTAATACTTCCAGTATCTATGATATTAATTATATTTGTAATAAAGAAATCTCAAAAGTATTTTAAATCTCAACAAGAATTTTTAGGGCATGTCAATGGACATGTAGAAGAAATGTATGGGGGACACAATATAGTAAAAGCTTTTAATGGAGAAGAAGAAGCTATTGATCAATTTGAAACAATGAATCATACACTTTATCATTCAGCATGGAAATCTCAATTTTTATCTGGAATGATGATTCCGATTATGACTTTTATTGGAAATATCGGTTATGTAGCTGTATCTATTTTAGGTGGATGGCTTGCGATTCAAAAAACTATTGAAGTTGGAGATATATTATCTTTTGTTCAATATATGAGAACTTTTACTCAACCTATAGGTCAAGTAGCACAAATTTCTAATGTTTTACAATCCACAGCAGCAGCAGCAGAAAGAGTTTTTGAATTTTTAGAAGAGCCAGAAGAAGCTTTAGATCCAGAAAGTCCAGTGAAACTTAAAGAGGTGAAGGGAGAAGTTGATTTTTCTCATGTTCATTTTGGATATGATGAGGATAAGACCATTATCAATGATTTTTCAACTCATATTCGTAAAGGTCAAAAGGTAGCTATTGTAGGACCAACAGGTGCAGGAAAAACAACAATTGTAAAGCTACTGATGAACTTTTACCCTATTCAGAGAGGAGATATATGTATTGATGGATATCCTATCAATGATTTTAAAAAATCGGATTTACGAAGTATATTTGGAATGGTGCTTCAAGATACATGGTTATTTAAGGGATCTATTATGGAAAATATCCGTTATGGAAGACTGAATGCTACAGATGAAGAAGTCATGGAAGCAGCAAGACTGGCTCATGTAGAAAGCTTTGTGAAGATGTTACCAAATGGATACAATATGGAAATCAATGAAGAAGCAAACAATTTATCTGGGGGGCAAAAGCAATTAATTACCATTGCTCGTGCAATCCTTGCAGATCCTAAAATACTAATTTTGGATGAAGCCACAAGTTCAGTAGATACTCGTACTGAAATTTTTATTCAAAGAGCTATGGAAAACTTAATGAAGGATCGGACAAGTTTTATTATTGCTCATAGATTATCTACTATACGTGATGCAGATTTGATACTTGTTATGAAGGATGGAGATATTATAGAGCAAGGTCATCATGAAGAATTATTAAAAGATAATGGTTTTTATGCTTCTCTTTACAATAGTCAGTTTGAAAAATAA
- a CDS encoding methyl-accepting chemotaxis protein produces the protein MQKLKHQFIAIILLIVVIPFVISSIINYYFISTNYKKEMEKNNQFLAHSIASQVNLFIEKAYSTTEELANNLQIRKFDPNDQKTVLIDVAKRNPYFDLLYIQGIDGMQTAKDQGTLGDRSNRWWFQKFMKEQKPFVSQSYYSINGNIPVTSIFLPIYDEQKNLKGIMASDVKLDALQKLVEKFNHQQSQSAYIIDSEGVVIAHTDEKQVQEQYNYKNITKTVLMKDSNGEVLLDEEGNPKQEIKPIEVPKEVQKMAQDVLKGKSSVIEYKDHNGDEVVSAYTSISVPGNSKPWGVITVQKKSVAVNFVTEVQKKNLFMIFILLILAIGVAYMVAQKITKPIVDMMKLMSQASNGELGVRCSVKSKNEIGKLGESFNKMLEGMKELLYKVQNVSNEVTKSSHLLSTTTEESSSAIEEVARTISEVANGANDQARDAETGVIEVAKLSEEIEKAIEKIKESKEYADQMYTVNSKGLEVIQNLEKKTIESNEAGKEVTKVVNALSTKTEEIGNILETIMDISQQTNLLALNAAIEAARAGEAGKGFAVVAEEVRKLAESTGQSSNHVKEIITDIQKDVKMAQITIQGSEKVMKGQNEAIDHTQKTFHHIANTISNIINRIHDMGQNMEEISSSKEKVMAVIENVSAVSEETAAASQEVSASTEEQAASIQEISHLAEEMKRMVNELNENMSQFKF, from the coding sequence ATGCAAAAGTTAAAACATCAATTTATCGCTATTATATTGTTAATTGTTGTCATACCCTTTGTGATTTCTAGTATCATTAATTATTATTTTATCTCTACCAATTACAAAAAAGAGATGGAAAAGAATAATCAATTTCTTGCTCATTCTATTGCTTCACAAGTGAATTTATTTATTGAAAAAGCTTATTCTACTACAGAAGAGTTGGCAAATAATCTCCAGATTCGAAAATTTGATCCTAATGATCAAAAGACTGTGTTAATAGACGTAGCTAAAAGGAATCCTTATTTTGATCTTTTGTACATCCAAGGAATAGATGGAATGCAAACAGCAAAGGATCAAGGAACTCTTGGAGATCGGTCTAATAGATGGTGGTTTCAAAAGTTTATGAAAGAACAAAAACCTTTTGTAAGTCAATCCTATTATTCTATCAATGGAAATATTCCTGTCACTTCTATATTTCTTCCTATTTATGACGAACAAAAAAATTTGAAGGGAATTATGGCATCAGACGTAAAATTAGATGCTCTGCAAAAACTTGTAGAGAAATTTAATCATCAACAAAGTCAAAGTGCTTATATTATTGATAGTGAAGGAGTCGTCATTGCTCATACAGATGAAAAACAAGTGCAAGAACAATACAATTATAAAAATATTACCAAAACTGTTTTAATGAAAGACTCAAATGGAGAAGTTTTATTAGATGAAGAAGGAAATCCAAAACAAGAAATCAAGCCCATTGAAGTACCTAAGGAAGTTCAAAAAATGGCCCAAGACGTGTTAAAGGGAAAATCAAGTGTTATAGAATATAAGGACCATAATGGTGACGAGGTAGTGAGTGCTTATACAAGTATTTCTGTACCAGGAAATTCAAAGCCGTGGGGAGTTATTACAGTACAAAAAAAATCTGTAGCTGTAAATTTTGTAACAGAGGTTCAAAAGAAAAATTTATTTATGATTTTTATTTTACTTATTTTAGCCATAGGTGTTGCTTATATGGTAGCACAAAAGATTACAAAACCCATTGTAGATATGATGAAGCTTATGAGTCAAGCGTCTAATGGAGAATTAGGGGTAAGATGTTCGGTGAAATCTAAGAATGAAATAGGGAAATTAGGAGAAAGCTTTAATAAAATGTTAGAAGGGATGAAAGAGCTTCTTTATAAAGTTCAAAATGTTTCTAATGAAGTTACAAAATCATCTCATCTTTTATCCACAACAACAGAAGAGTCATCGTCTGCTATAGAAGAAGTAGCAAGAACCATATCAGAGGTAGCAAATGGTGCAAATGATCAAGCAAGAGATGCAGAAACAGGAGTCATAGAAGTAGCTAAGCTTTCAGAAGAAATAGAAAAGGCCATAGAAAAAATCAAAGAAAGTAAAGAGTATGCAGATCAAATGTATACAGTCAATTCTAAAGGATTAGAAGTAATTCAAAATCTTGAGAAAAAAACTATCGAAAGTAATGAAGCAGGAAAAGAAGTGACAAAAGTAGTAAATGCTTTAAGTACAAAAACAGAAGAAATAGGAAATATATTAGAAACCATTATGGATATTTCACAGCAGACAAATCTTTTAGCACTCAATGCAGCTATTGAAGCGGCTCGTGCAGGAGAAGCAGGTAAAGGCTTTGCTGTAGTAGCAGAGGAAGTAAGAAAGCTTGCAGAGAGTACAGGACAGTCTAGCAATCATGTAAAAGAGATTATTACAGATATTCAAAAGGATGTAAAGATGGCTCAAATAACCATTCAAGGCTCAGAAAAGGTTATGAAGGGCCAAAATGAAGCTATTGATCATACTCAAAAGACATTTCATCATATTGCAAATACTATATCTAATATTATAAATAGAATTCATGACATGGGACAAAATATGGAGGAAATCTCTTCTTCTAAAGAAAAAGTTATGGCAGTTATTGAGAATGTATCAGCGGTATCAGAGGAAACAGCAGCAGCATCTCAAGAGGTATCTGCATCTACTGAGGAGCAGGCAGCTTCCATTCAAGAAATTAGTCATTTAGCAGAAGAAATGAAGCGTATGGTCAATGAATTAAATGAAAATATGAGTCAATTTAAATTTTAA
- the ltrA gene encoding group II intron reverse transcriptase/maturase has translation MNVQKTNDTIDKVRQLQRKLYQSAKSNKSRRFHALYDKIYRKDVLEKAWKQVKTNKGSAGVDEQTIADIEDIGVEKILEEIQIQISKGTYNPPPVLRKEIPKDNGKVRPLGIPTVKDRIIQTATKIVIEPVFEANFKECSYGFRPKKNQHQALDKIRRACNNKGMWVLDADISGYFDNINHMKLLLLVERRISDRRVIKLIRKWLEAGVMKDGIVVQSELGSPQGGVISPLLANIYLDYLDTVWEKHYKHLGKLIRFCDDFVVVCKNYKDVKHTHKAISLIMQRLELNLNKSKTKIISLWEGKEGFDFLGFHNRKVKTKTIDGRIYYTLIQWISNQSIKKIYDKVKKTLDRKTLYVSSKEMVKTLNRKIIGWRNYYGLSPFNKLVKIDKYIRKRLVIWFNNKRQARKRKEFYEIVSRFNDMGLKYVA, from the coding sequence GTGAATGTCCAAAAGACTAACGACACCATAGATAAAGTTCGACAACTTCAAAGGAAACTATACCAATCAGCCAAGAGTAATAAAAGCAGAAGGTTTCATGCTTTATACGATAAGATATATAGAAAAGATGTACTTGAGAAGGCATGGAAACAAGTCAAAACTAATAAAGGAAGTGCAGGAGTAGATGAACAAACTATAGCAGACATTGAAGATATTGGGGTAGAAAAGATATTAGAGGAAATACAAATTCAAATATCAAAAGGAACATATAATCCACCACCAGTATTAAGAAAAGAAATTCCGAAGGATAATGGAAAGGTAAGACCTCTAGGAATTCCCACAGTAAAAGATAGAATAATACAAACAGCAACAAAGATAGTGATAGAACCTGTTTTTGAAGCTAATTTCAAGGAATGTTCTTATGGATTTAGACCTAAGAAAAATCAGCATCAAGCACTTGATAAAATAAGGCGAGCTTGTAATAACAAAGGAATGTGGGTGTTAGATGCAGATATATCAGGATACTTTGATAATATAAATCATATGAAATTATTACTGCTAGTTGAAAGACGAATAAGTGATAGGAGAGTAATTAAGCTTATACGAAAATGGCTAGAAGCAGGAGTAATGAAGGATGGGATAGTTGTTCAAAGTGAACTGGGAAGTCCTCAAGGAGGTGTGATATCTCCATTACTAGCAAATATTTACTTAGATTACCTAGATACGGTATGGGAGAAACATTACAAGCATTTAGGTAAACTAATTAGATTTTGTGATGACTTTGTAGTTGTTTGCAAGAACTATAAAGATGTAAAACATACACATAAAGCTATAAGCCTTATAATGCAAAGATTAGAATTGAATCTAAATAAAAGCAAGACGAAAATTATATCTTTATGGGAAGGAAAAGAAGGTTTTGATTTTCTAGGGTTTCATAATCGTAAGGTTAAGACAAAGACTATAGATGGTAGAATCTACTATACACTTATCCAGTGGATTAGTAATCAATCAATAAAGAAAATATATGACAAAGTTAAGAAGACTCTAGATAGGAAAACCCTATATGTCTCTAGTAAAGAAATGGTTAAGACATTAAATCGAAAGATTATAGGATGGCGAAACTATTATGGATTGTCACCATTCAATAAACTGGTGAAGATTGATAAATATATAAGAAAGCGGCTAGTCATTTGGTTTAACAACAAAAGACAGGCACGAAAGAGAAAAGAATTTTATGAAATAGTAAGTCGATTTAATGATATGGGCCTAAAATATGTTGCTTAA